A single region of the Silene latifolia isolate original U9 population chromosome 8, ASM4854445v1, whole genome shotgun sequence genome encodes:
- the LOC141595433 gene encoding uncharacterized protein LOC141595433 codes for MKYNSEDHKQWFPLVWKNLAPPRYEVLLWAILWKRVATKDRVLKWKALTFEESLCTFCGEVLETVNHVFLHCRFSWNIWNEICAEWGMMWVCPLEIDDAFLLWHGAHLAGFEKQIWDTFFIAVVTIIWEVRNAAVFELKDPSWSSMRDLVVLRVGLWSKAWKENIPYSLEEWLTNWKAIRSWKEKWRPKGR; via the coding sequence ATGAAATATAACTCTGAGGACCATAAACAATGGTTCCCCCTTGTGTGGAAAAACCTTGCTCCCCCAAGATATGAAGTGCTTCTTTGGGCAATACTATGGAAAAGGGTGGCGACAAAAGATAGGGTACTCAAATGGAAGGCATTAACATTTGAGGAGTCGTTGTGTACATTTTGTGGTGAGGTTTTGGAGACTGTTAATCATGTTTTTCTACATTGTCGTTTCTCATGGAATATTTGGAATGAGATTTGTGCTGAATGGGGAATGATGTGGGTATGTCCATTGGAAATTGATGACGCCTTTCTACTTTGGCATGGGGCACATCTAGCGGGTTTTGAGAAGCAAATTTGGGATACTTTTTTCATTGCCGTGGTCACTATTATTTGGGAGGTAAGGAATGCGGCCGTCTTCGAACTCAAAGACCCGTCCTGGTCTAGTATGCGGGATTTGGTGGTACTACGAGTCGGGTTGTGGAGCAAGGCTTGGAAGGAAAATATACCGTATTCTTTAGAAGAATGGTTGACCAATTGGAAAGCAATAAGATCGTGGAAGGAGAAGTGGAGGCCAAAAGGCAGATAG